In Candidatus Epulonipiscium viviparus, one DNA window encodes the following:
- a CDS encoding metallophosphoesterase family protein — protein MHFDVKTNSAVIDQTFENIVSKDPELIIDLGDTLMLGECINSDMANQAFSVQQRLKPLQGIPMYLVTGNHDGEMGFMPNKQAQAQMVRNEYFPNHSANGNTETANYYAVKEGGSLFIVLDAYSALAEPRNGWNDTLGAEQYMWLEEVLEESDEENKFVFIHNLLGGKRNERRGGVSIAHLYEWGGENAHGEEEFKEYRPDFAMPIHSLLVEHQVDAVFHGHDHLYAVEEKDDVLYVAVPQPGTERKTTRGAVEKGYFGDVIYPSAGFINLLISEDAVVGQYLPF, from the coding sequence ATGCATTTTGATGTGAAGACGAACTCCGCAGTGATAGATCAAACGTTCGAAAATATCGTAAGCAAAGATCCCGAATTGATTATAGACTTGGGAGATACGCTAATGCTGGGAGAATGTATAAATAGCGATATGGCAAATCAGGCATTTTCGGTACAGCAAAGATTGAAGCCGCTACAAGGCATTCCGATGTATTTGGTGACTGGAAATCATGATGGCGAGATGGGGTTTATGCCAAATAAGCAAGCGCAGGCTCAGATGGTGAGAAATGAATATTTTCCTAATCATAGTGCTAACGGAAATACAGAAACTGCAAACTATTATGCTGTAAAAGAAGGCGGGAGTTTGTTTATAGTTTTGGACGCGTATTCGGCATTGGCAGAGCCTAGAAATGGATGGAACGATACGCTAGGAGCAGAGCAGTATATGTGGCTAGAAGAAGTTCTAGAAGAAAGTGACGAGGAAAATAAATTTGTGTTTATTCATAATCTGCTAGGCGGAAAAAGAAATGAGAGAAGAGGCGGAGTGAGTATTGCGCATCTGTATGAATGGGGTGGCGAGAATGCGCATGGCGAAGAAGAGTTTAAGGAGTATCGACCAGACTTTGCGATGCCGATACATTCGTTGTTGGTGGAGCACCAGGTGGACGCAGTTTTTCATGGGCACGATCACTTATACGCAGTTGAGGAGAAAGATGATGTGCTCTATGTTGCAGTGCCACAGCCGGGAACGGAACGAAAAACTACGCGCGGGGCGGTGGAGAAAGGATACTTTGGAGATGTGATATATCCTTCTGCAGGATTTATAAATTTGCTAATCAGCGAGGATGCTGTGGTGGGGCAATATTTGCCTTTTTGA
- a CDS encoding GTP-binding protein TypA/BipA, producing MTQNGVFRDNEEVVDCVMDNDSIERERGITIYSKNCSIRYKDYKINIVDTPGHSDFSSEVERVIKTVDTVILLVDCMEGPMPQTRFVLQKSLELGLKPILVINKIDKPNNRAEEVVNMTFDLFVDLNATDEQCDFVNMTFDLFVDLNATDEQCDFPILYGISKQGIIQYELDEVSNSIEPLLETIIKQVGEYKKQDDAPLQMQISALAYDDYIGRLGIGRVYKGIIKEGMPIQIADNQGNLRMGKVSRLMSYEGLKQVPQKQVTSGDIAVISGIADISIGETIGEVGKVVPMEPIHIEEPTLTMNFLVNDSPFAGLSGKFVTTRHIKERLEKELEVNVGLKVKPMETTDGYTVSGRGELHLSILIENMRREGYEVGVSKPEVIMKRGEDGRLLEPVERVIITLPEEYSGTVINKLNMRKAEMQSMEPENGYMRIEYLCPTRALLGFRSELITDSRGEATMVRRVEGYMPFVGELPKRQNGALIAGEQGVTVAYALNSLESRGTLFVEPSVNVYEGMIIGSNSRKEDMTVNPCKTKKLTNTRASGSDDSVKLTPPRVFSLEEALEFIENDELVEITPENIRLRKRHLTEQDRKRAFRV from the coding sequence TTGACTCAAAATGGAGTTTTTAGAGATAATGAAGAGGTTGTCGATTGTGTGATGGATAATGACTCTATAGAGAGAGAACGAGGCATCACGATTTATTCAAAAAACTGCTCGATTAGATATAAGGACTATAAAATAAATATTGTGGACACTCCGGGGCATAGCGACTTTTCGTCAGAAGTGGAAAGAGTAATTAAGACTGTGGATACGGTTATATTGCTTGTAGATTGTATGGAAGGGCCTATGCCGCAAACAAGATTTGTGTTACAAAAATCGCTGGAGTTGGGGTTAAAGCCAATTTTAGTTATTAATAAAATAGATAAGCCAAACAATAGAGCGGAAGAAGTCGTCAATATGACATTCGATTTGTTTGTGGATTTAAACGCAACAGATGAACAGTGCGACTTCGTCAATATGACATTCGATTTGTTTGTGGATTTAAACGCAACAGATGAACAGTGCGACTTCCCAATTTTGTATGGTATTAGCAAGCAGGGGATAATTCAATACGAGTTAGATGAAGTATCAAACAGCATAGAGCCATTGCTAGAGACAATTATTAAACAAGTGGGAGAATACAAAAAGCAAGATGATGCGCCACTGCAAATGCAAATTAGCGCGCTTGCGTATGATGATTATATTGGGCGCTTGGGAATCGGGCGTGTGTATAAAGGTATTATAAAAGAAGGAATGCCTATTCAAATTGCAGATAATCAAGGAAATTTGAGGATGGGCAAAGTGAGCCGATTGATGTCTTATGAAGGGTTAAAGCAGGTTCCACAAAAGCAGGTAACGAGTGGAGATATCGCGGTTATTTCTGGAATAGCAGATATATCGATTGGAGAAACTATTGGAGAAGTTGGTAAAGTTGTGCCTATGGAGCCTATTCATATAGAAGAGCCAACGCTTACCATGAATTTTTTGGTAAACGACTCTCCGTTTGCAGGGCTTAGCGGAAAGTTTGTTACAACCAGACATATTAAAGAGCGTTTGGAAAAAGAATTAGAAGTTAATGTAGGGTTGAAAGTTAAGCCTATGGAGACAACAGATGGATACACAGTTTCTGGTCGTGGCGAACTGCATCTTTCAATATTAATAGAAAATATGCGTCGCGAAGGATACGAAGTTGGGGTATCAAAACCTGAGGTTATAATGAAAAGAGGCGAAGACGGCAGATTGTTGGAGCCTGTGGAGCGAGTAATTATTACTTTGCCAGAGGAGTATTCGGGAACAGTAATTAATAAGTTGAATATGAGAAAAGCAGAAATGCAGTCTATGGAGCCAGAAAATGGTTATATGAGAATAGAGTATCTGTGTCCAACTCGTGCGCTTCTAGGATTTAGAAGCGAATTAATTACTGACTCGAGAGGTGAGGCCACAATGGTTAGGCGTGTTGAAGGATATATGCCGTTTGTTGGTGAGCTCCCTAAAAGGCAAAATGGCGCGTTAATCGCAGGAGAGCAGGGCGTGACCGTGGCTTATGCTTTGAATAGTTTAGAATCACGCGGGACATTGTTCGTGGAGCCTTCGGTTAATGTATACGAAGGTATGATTATTGGATCAAACTCTCGCAAAGAAGATATGACAGTTAATCCATGTAAAACGAAAAAGCTGACTAACACTCGTGCTTCGGGATCGGATGACTCAGTGAAATTAACACCTCCTAGGGTATTTTCGCTAGAGGAAGCGCTTGAGTTTATCGAGAATGATGAGTTAGTAGAAATAACACCAGAAAATATTCGCTTGCGTAAAAGACATCTGACTGAGCAAGATAGAAAGCGTGCATTTAGAGTTTAG
- a CDS encoding site-specific DNA-methyltransferase encodes MKISTFNVKVADATADNIAKIKEIFPEIFVGGGGTLSFEKLKAALGEYIADDDERYNFTWNGKAKAMRLAQTPSTATLRPCKSESKNWENTKNVYIEGDNLEVLKLLQKSYYSKIKMIYIDPPYNTGNDFVYADDYKDNIQNYLRQTQQVDDEGHRVQTDIEVEGRIHSNWLRMIYPRLKLARNLLTKDGIIFISIDAREVVNLKKTCNEIFGEDNFVGEIIWQTSTDNNSGQIAMDHEYIICYARDRKKLPAWVIKSEKAAMIQAQYDKLKAKYKNNTAAIQASLKVWIKKNVAALKGVAHYSRVDDKGVYYPGNASNTKPGGYTFDIIHPVTKKVCRKPDYGYRWPEATFINAKKTGDVEWGETEAVIPKIKKRLETATELLRSYYYEDNRYWTKYLNALLGKNVFENPKSMSLISRLMKFATNQDDIILDFFAGSATTAHAVMQLNADDGGTRKFMMIQLPEATAKRSVAYKKGYKNICEIGKERIRRTGDQIQETATDLDIGFRVFKLDSSNIEQWTATADNIKAKIIEELEENWKPFVAGRSDLDIVYEIALKNGLALTSEIEEIEMASAYALDAGKLLICLGEGLNKAVAAELLKLVPNLVKIVVRDNGFATDNDKMEFREYLQIHEIDEIIFI; translated from the coding sequence ATGAAGATAAGTACATTTAATGTAAAGGTGGCAGATGCTACTGCTGATAATATTGCTAAGATAAAGGAGATATTTCCAGAAATTTTTGTAGGAGGGGGGGGTACTTTAAGCTTTGAAAAACTTAAGGCAGCCTTGGGTGAATATATAGCTGACGATGATGAACGATACAATTTTACTTGGAACGGAAAAGCAAAAGCTATGCGACTAGCTCAAACCCCATCGACCGCGACACTTAGACCGTGCAAAAGTGAAAGTAAAAATTGGGAAAATACTAAAAATGTATATATCGAAGGAGATAATCTTGAAGTCCTTAAGTTGCTACAAAAGTCATATTATAGCAAGATAAAGATGATTTATATCGACCCACCGTATAATACGGGCAATGATTTTGTTTATGCAGATGATTATAAGGACAATATACAGAATTATTTGCGACAAACACAGCAGGTTGATGACGAGGGACATAGAGTACAAACTGATATTGAAGTAGAGGGCCGAATTCATAGCAATTGGTTGAGGATGATTTACCCTAGACTTAAGTTGGCCAGGAATTTGTTAACAAAAGATGGGATAATATTTATTAGCATTGATGCTAGAGAAGTTGTAAATCTTAAGAAGACTTGCAATGAGATTTTTGGAGAAGACAATTTTGTGGGTGAGATAATCTGGCAAACTTCAACGGATAATAATTCGGGTCAAATTGCAATGGATCATGAATATATTATTTGCTATGCGAGGGATAGGAAAAAGTTGCCAGCGTGGGTAATCAAATCCGAAAAAGCTGCAATGATTCAGGCGCAATACGATAAGTTGAAGGCAAAGTATAAGAATAATACAGCAGCAATTCAGGCATCTCTAAAAGTATGGATAAAGAAAAATGTAGCTGCGTTAAAAGGAGTAGCGCATTATTCTAGGGTTGATGATAAGGGAGTCTATTATCCCGGAAACGCATCTAATACTAAGCCCGGTGGATACACATTTGATATCATTCATCCTGTTACAAAAAAGGTATGCCGCAAGCCAGATTATGGTTACAGATGGCCCGAAGCCACTTTTATAAATGCAAAGAAAACTGGCGATGTGGAATGGGGAGAAACGGAAGCGGTTATTCCGAAGATTAAAAAAAGATTAGAGACTGCCACAGAACTATTAAGGAGCTATTATTATGAAGACAATCGGTACTGGACGAAATATTTAAACGCACTGCTGGGCAAAAATGTTTTTGAAAACCCCAAATCGATGTCGCTAATTAGTAGATTGATGAAGTTTGCGACTAATCAAGATGACATAATTTTGGATTTTTTTGCCGGCTCAGCGACAACGGCGCATGCTGTAATGCAACTCAATGCAGATGATGGTGGCACTCGTAAATTTATGATGATACAACTGCCTGAGGCGACGGCTAAAAGAAGTGTAGCATATAAAAAAGGTTACAAAAATATTTGTGAAATTGGTAAAGAACGAATCAGGCGAACTGGTGATCAAATCCAAGAAACTGCTACTGATCTGGATATCGGATTTAGGGTATTCAAACTGGATAGCTCTAATATAGAACAATGGACTGCAACGGCGGATAATATAAAAGCAAAGATAATCGAAGAATTGGAAGAAAACTGGAAGCCGTTTGTTGCAGGTAGAAGCGACCTAGATATTGTATATGAGATTGCATTAAAAAATGGTTTGGCGCTAACGAGCGAAATAGAGGAGATTGAAATGGCGAGCGCATATGCGCTAGACGCCGGAAAGCTATTGATTTGTTTGGGAGAGGGGTTAAACAAGGCTGTGGCGGCGGAGTTGCTAAAGCTTGTTCCAAACTTAGTGAAAATAGTCGTGCGAGACAATGGGTTTGCAACGGATAATGACAAGATGGAATTTAGAGAATATTTGCAAATTCATGAAATCGACGAAATAATTTTTATATAA
- a CDS encoding DEAD/DEAH box helicase family protein: MQIKFKNNLEHQTEAVAAVVDLFDGYEAANNTTELATTTNCLQLSEDAIFKNLQAIQYRNGLAVDDALITQKFDIEMETGTGKTYVYLKTIFELYNAYGFNKFVIAVPSIAIKEGVCKSLEMLKNHFAMIYKNIPYSHFVYDSRNLDQVYDFASAVELNLMIINIAAFNKSKENVIYGRRDKMNGMSPIDLIATTRPIVIVDEPQTMMNTPLAKQALAKLNPLCTLNYSATHKEKNHCIYKLDARTAYEQKLVKRVDVVGVKSVDDHNQAYIKLIAVRNKMGNITAQVEIDCQKSNKILRKTVVVRQATDLYIKSGKREVYRGYIVKDICSKTDEEWIDFEARAEKIFLHEAIGDVAEEVIKREQISQTIKEHLDKELKFKDIKVLSLFFIDKVANYRSYNAQGDSIKGKYAVIFEEEYNKWLAMPKYRGLAADAEAAHGGYFAVDKRIKAAEAVYALIMQDKEKLLSLDSKLRFIFSHSALREGWDNPNVFQICTLGNTKSLIRKRQEIGRGMRLCVNQAGERVNDMKYNTLTVIANESYESFAGALQSELRESVNVKNRSYCKNLRRRSIRPIYRLLLEGSMGLVQQCVCEMQKMNIEMPKLRRNKGEIIPGEAWVPQVVQIVVIADEITRLPDIITFLQRKTNLKRKTIARILLESETLDKFKVNPQMYMDEVAKIIAMKMKMP; encoded by the coding sequence ATGCAAATTAAATTTAAGAATAACTTAGAGCATCAGACGGAGGCCGTGGCTGCAGTAGTGGATTTGTTTGATGGATATGAAGCCGCTAATAATACAACCGAACTGGCAACGACTACAAACTGTTTGCAATTATCGGAAGATGCAATATTCAAAAATTTGCAAGCTATTCAGTATCGCAATGGGCTGGCTGTAGATGACGCTTTGATTACCCAGAAGTTTGACATAGAGATGGAAACTGGTACCGGCAAAACGTATGTATATTTAAAAACGATATTCGAATTATATAATGCGTACGGATTTAATAAGTTTGTTATTGCAGTCCCATCGATTGCAATAAAGGAGGGGGTTTGCAAGTCGCTGGAAATGCTAAAAAATCACTTTGCTATGATCTATAAAAATATACCATATTCGCATTTTGTATATGATAGTCGCAACTTGGATCAGGTATACGACTTTGCATCGGCGGTAGAGCTAAATCTTATGATTATCAATATAGCTGCATTTAACAAAAGCAAAGAGAATGTGATTTATGGTAGGCGCGATAAGATGAATGGAATGAGCCCGATAGATTTGATTGCAACAACAAGGCCAATTGTGATAGTTGATGAACCGCAAACTATGATGAATACTCCTCTTGCAAAGCAGGCACTTGCCAAGTTGAATCCGCTGTGTACTCTAAATTATTCGGCAACGCATAAGGAGAAAAATCACTGTATATACAAGCTAGATGCCCGCACTGCGTATGAGCAAAAGTTGGTAAAACGCGTCGATGTGGTGGGGGTAAAATCTGTAGATGACCATAATCAAGCATATATTAAACTGATTGCCGTGCGAAATAAAATGGGAAATATTACAGCGCAGGTGGAGATCGATTGCCAAAAGAGTAATAAAATTTTGAGAAAGACTGTGGTGGTCAGGCAAGCAACGGATTTATATATAAAGTCTGGCAAAAGAGAAGTTTATCGGGGGTATATTGTTAAAGATATTTGCTCCAAAACAGATGAAGAGTGGATTGACTTTGAAGCGAGAGCAGAAAAAATATTTTTGCATGAGGCAATTGGTGATGTTGCGGAGGAGGTGATTAAGAGAGAGCAAATCTCGCAGACTATTAAAGAGCATCTAGATAAAGAACTGAAATTTAAGGATATCAAAGTGTTGAGCCTGTTTTTTATAGACAAGGTCGCGAATTATCGATCATATAATGCTCAGGGTGATTCTATCAAAGGAAAGTATGCGGTGATTTTTGAGGAGGAGTATAATAAATGGCTAGCTATGCCGAAGTATCGTGGGTTGGCAGCTGATGCAGAAGCTGCACATGGCGGATACTTTGCCGTGGACAAAAGAATTAAGGCGGCTGAAGCGGTATATGCGCTGATTATGCAAGATAAAGAAAAGCTACTAAGTTTGGATAGCAAGTTGAGGTTTATATTTTCGCACTCTGCGCTAAGAGAAGGATGGGACAATCCAAATGTATTTCAAATTTGTACGCTCGGTAATACAAAATCTTTAATCAGGAAACGGCAAGAAATTGGGCGCGGGATGCGGCTTTGTGTAAATCAGGCGGGTGAACGAGTAAATGATATGAAGTATAATACCTTAACCGTAATCGCAAATGAAAGCTATGAGTCTTTTGCTGGCGCATTACAAAGTGAGTTAAGAGAAAGCGTAAATGTTAAAAATAGAAGTTATTGTAAAAATTTAAGGCGGCGAAGCATTAGGCCAATTTATAGATTATTGCTAGAAGGATCGATGGGGTTAGTGCAGCAATGCGTGTGTGAGATGCAGAAGATGAATATCGAGATGCCAAAATTGAGGCGAAATAAAGGGGAGATAATTCCAGGAGAAGCGTGGGTGCCACAAGTAGTGCAGATAGTGGTAATTGCTGATGAGATAACGAGGTTGCCAGATATAATAACATTTTTGCAAAGAAAGACCAATTTGAAGCGCAAGACGATTGCTAGAATTTTGCTAGAGAGCGAAACGTTAGATAAGTTTAAGGTAAATCCGCAGATGTATATGGATGAGGTTGCCAAGATCATAGCGATGAAAATGAAGATGCCTTAA
- a CDS encoding sulfatase family protein — protein sequence MNKPNVIIIYADDLGYGDLSCYGAMDIATPNVDKLAAGGVKFNNAYSTSAVCTPARYSLLTGEYPFRNADTTILTGDAKCIIAEDKLTLAKVFKQANYATAVIGKWHLGLSDGTINWNEPISHTPNDVGFDYSFIFPGTNDRVPLIYLKNHDVLNFDPADPIEVCYENKCPYTDIDTYHQNPEKRTMESSHGHDNSLINGVGRLGFMRGGAKATWKDEDLCDTFLEQAKCFIAANKDAPFFLFYPTHQPHVPRVASKKFAGATKLGPRGDVIVEFDYIVGEVVATLEENNLLDNTIIIVSSDNGPVLDDGYHDQSPELNGNHRPTGPLRGGKYSKLDGGARIPFVVYAKNATASGESNALISQVDILASIAALLEIPLDTNEAPDSQNMLDVLLGKSGNGRSELMYESHSKHKVIRTKKWAYLEPSPGKAVQEKKNIELGHLPNDQLYNMIYDPGQRHNVATDYPDVVAQLKSDLAAILASSQTRN from the coding sequence ATGAACAAACCGAACGTAATAATAATTTATGCCGACGATCTAGGCTATGGAGATTTGTCCTGCTATGGAGCTATGGATATCGCAACACCAAATGTCGATAAATTGGCCGCAGGGGGAGTTAAATTTAATAATGCATATTCCACTTCTGCAGTCTGCACACCTGCAAGATATAGCTTACTCACAGGCGAATACCCTTTTCGAAATGCCGACACAACGATATTAACAGGCGACGCCAAATGTATTATTGCAGAAGACAAACTCACTCTTGCCAAAGTATTTAAACAGGCCAACTACGCTACCGCGGTGATCGGCAAATGGCACCTGGGTCTTAGCGACGGCACCATCAACTGGAACGAGCCAATTTCGCATACACCAAACGATGTTGGGTTTGACTATTCATTTATTTTTCCGGGCACCAACGATCGGGTTCCGTTAATCTATCTCAAAAACCATGATGTCCTCAACTTTGATCCAGCAGACCCTATAGAAGTATGCTACGAAAACAAATGTCCATACACCGACATAGACACCTATCATCAAAATCCCGAAAAGCGGACCATGGAGTCATCACACGGACATGATAATAGCTTAATCAACGGTGTAGGCAGACTTGGATTTATGAGAGGAGGAGCGAAGGCAACATGGAAAGACGAAGATTTGTGTGATACATTTTTGGAGCAAGCAAAATGTTTTATTGCAGCAAACAAAGACGCGCCATTCTTCTTATTTTATCCTACGCACCAGCCGCACGTACCACGAGTTGCTAGCAAAAAATTTGCCGGAGCCACCAAGCTTGGGCCACGAGGTGATGTTATCGTCGAGTTTGACTATATTGTAGGCGAGGTTGTTGCTACACTCGAAGAAAACAATTTGCTAGACAATACGATAATAATCGTCTCCAGCGACAACGGCCCCGTTTTAGATGATGGGTATCACGACCAATCTCCCGAATTGAACGGCAACCACAGACCGACCGGACCTTTACGAGGAGGTAAATATAGCAAACTCGACGGTGGGGCCAGAATTCCCTTTGTGGTTTACGCCAAAAACGCAACAGCATCTGGCGAATCGAATGCGTTAATCAGCCAAGTAGACATCCTGGCATCTATCGCAGCCTTACTTGAAATTCCTCTTGATACCAACGAGGCTCCCGATAGCCAAAACATGCTCGACGTTTTATTAGGCAAATCAGGCAACGGACGCAGCGAACTTATGTACGAAAGCCATTCCAAACACAAAGTAATTCGCACTAAAAAATGGGCATACCTGGAACCTAGTCCTGGCAAAGCAGTGCAGGAGAAAAAGAATATCGAGCTAGGTCATCTACCAAACGACCAGCTCTACAACATGATATACGACCCGGGGCAGCGCCACAATGTTGCGACCGACTATCCCGACGTCGTTGCTCAACTGAAATCAGATTTAGCGGCAATACTAGCCAGTAGCCAGACTCGAAATTAA
- a CDS encoding TldD/PmbA family protein yields the protein MNISTIFEKAKEAGFSASEIYILESKQNSVSTCDGEIDEHQISTAKAISFRGLIDNKMGYAYSERMDDSIIDQLLQTAKECATLVEKDEREFIYAGASDYIEVEQFDTAIADLSPKEITDMALLLEKKLVNKVEKVESANIATQISKIHLANSRGLDLSFKNTQIVAYIFPILKDGDSGVVDSYAISANTSIASLDLDKVADTALKNVSRKVNAATIPSGSYKVILENKAFIGLLKAMKSAFFADVMQKGKSKLAGLEGTAIASLCVNLVDDPYMENSSASRGFDDEGFKTYKKYLIENGIFTGFLHNLSTAHKSGTLSTGNASKASVTSPIKVDASNLYIEPGTLSADELIAIAANGVYITDLDGLHSGANSITGDFSLSARGLMIENGKLTSAVKQIVVSGNFFDLLQDVEAVANDFEITFANVGSPSILIRKLSIAGK from the coding sequence ATGAATATATCAACAATTTTTGAAAAGGCAAAAGAGGCTGGATTTTCTGCCAGTGAAATATATATATTAGAATCGAAACAAAATAGCGTTTCTACTTGTGATGGGGAAATCGATGAGCATCAGATCAGCACTGCCAAAGCAATAAGTTTCAGAGGATTAATCGATAACAAAATGGGCTACGCATATAGCGAAAGAATGGATGATAGCATAATAGACCAGCTGCTACAAACCGCAAAAGAATGCGCAACATTGGTTGAAAAAGATGAGCGAGAATTTATCTACGCAGGAGCCAGCGACTACATCGAGGTCGAGCAATTCGACACCGCTATAGCAGATCTTTCTCCGAAAGAGATTACAGATATGGCACTTCTTCTCGAGAAAAAGCTTGTGAATAAGGTAGAAAAAGTTGAGTCTGCCAATATCGCCACGCAAATATCTAAGATTCATCTTGCCAATTCACGCGGCCTTGATTTATCGTTTAAAAATACCCAAATTGTAGCATATATATTTCCGATACTAAAAGACGGAGATAGCGGTGTTGTGGACAGCTATGCCATTTCTGCCAACACATCTATTGCGTCACTGGATCTCGACAAAGTTGCCGATACTGCACTAAAGAATGTTTCGCGCAAAGTCAACGCTGCAACAATACCGTCTGGATCATACAAAGTCATTTTAGAAAACAAGGCCTTTATCGGTCTACTAAAAGCCATGAAATCTGCCTTCTTTGCCGACGTCATGCAAAAAGGAAAGTCGAAGCTAGCCGGACTTGAGGGCACGGCCATTGCAAGCCTCTGCGTAAACTTAGTAGATGATCCTTATATGGAAAACAGTTCTGCGAGCCGTGGATTTGACGACGAGGGCTTTAAAACTTATAAGAAGTACCTCATTGAAAACGGCATATTTACCGGTTTTCTCCACAACCTCTCCACGGCGCATAAATCTGGCACTCTATCAACCGGCAATGCGAGCAAAGCCAGCGTCACTAGCCCGATTAAAGTTGACGCCAGCAATCTGTACATTGAACCCGGAACTTTATCTGCAGATGAACTCATAGCTATCGCGGCAAACGGTGTCTATATCACAGACTTAGACGGTCTCCACTCTGGTGCAAACAGCATCACAGGCGACTTCTCCCTATCTGCTCGCGGATTGATGATAGAAAACGGCAAGCTTACATCTGCAGTAAAGCAAATTGTGGTATCAGGCAACTTCTTTGATCTATTGCAAGATGTAGAGGCCGTCGCAAACGACTTCGAGATAACTTTTGCTAACGTTGGAAGCCCATCCATACTAATTCGCAAACTTTCTATTGCCGGAAAATAA
- a CDS encoding TldD/PmbA family protein, with the protein MLSKETLKQVLEMALSTGGDFSEIFVEDTTKKSIVLVAGKVDDIIGGQNYGIGIRVCKDFQSMYAYTNDDSLESLLDTAKRAAEALNGIATSDAAVNINLVETIPTNIHPILQVPGDVAATHKIAKLKEVHRGASEYSDEISQVTVSLVEIDQKVQIANSNGLLTSDRRIQTRVTASSIAQNGSDRQTGTDSFGSRMGFELVEDLDLYALGRHTAIIATTMLHADYCPAGRMPVAIENGFGGVIFHEACGHSLEATSVAKGNSVFCNMLGQKIANEKVTAIDDGTIPNAWGSLNIDDEGHPTQKNILIENGILKSYLVDSFNGRRMNMPSSGSGRRESYKFAPTSRMTNTYIAPGDDSNEAIIASIDYGLYAKKMGGGSVNPITGEFNFAVTEGYIIKNGKIDHPVRGASLIGSGQEVLLNIDMVGSNISHAPGMCGSSSGSVPTNVGQPLIRVREITVGGR; encoded by the coding sequence ATGTTATCTAAAGAAACTCTAAAACAAGTTCTAGAAATGGCACTCAGTACTGGCGGTGATTTCTCAGAAATTTTTGTAGAGGATACAACCAAAAAGTCCATCGTGCTAGTTGCGGGCAAAGTCGATGATATAATTGGCGGTCAAAACTATGGAATAGGCATCCGCGTATGCAAAGATTTCCAAAGCATGTACGCATATACAAACGACGACAGCCTCGAAAGTTTGCTAGATACTGCAAAGAGGGCAGCTGAAGCGCTAAATGGTATCGCCACTTCTGATGCGGCAGTCAATATCAACTTGGTAGAAACGATTCCAACCAATATTCATCCGATATTACAAGTACCCGGCGACGTTGCCGCAACTCACAAGATTGCCAAGCTCAAGGAAGTACATCGAGGTGCCTCAGAATATAGCGACGAAATATCTCAGGTTACCGTTTCATTAGTAGAAATCGACCAAAAAGTTCAGATTGCAAATTCCAACGGACTCCTCACCTCCGATAGACGTATACAAACCCGTGTCACCGCCTCTTCAATTGCTCAAAATGGCAGTGATAGGCAAACTGGCACCGACTCTTTTGGCTCACGTATGGGATTTGAATTAGTCGAAGATCTCGATTTATACGCATTGGGCCGACACACTGCCATAATAGCGACCACCATGTTACACGCCGACTATTGCCCAGCAGGACGAATGCCTGTTGCAATCGAAAACGGCTTTGGCGGAGTTATTTTTCACGAAGCTTGCGGGCACTCTCTCGAAGCCACCTCAGTTGCAAAGGGTAACTCCGTCTTCTGCAATATGTTAGGGCAAAAGATAGCCAACGAAAAAGTCACCGCCATTGACGATGGCACCATTCCAAATGCTTGGGGTTCCCTAAACATAGACGACGAAGGGCATCCTACTCAAAAAAATATTTTAATCGAAAACGGCATTCTCAAATCTTACCTAGTCGACAGCTTTAATGGCCGCAGAATGAATATGCCTAGCTCCGGAAGTGGCAGGCGCGAGTCATATAAATTTGCCCCTACCTCTCGAATGACCAACACGTATATTGCACCAGGAGACGACTCCAACGAAGCGATCATTGCGTCTATAGACTATGGTTTATACGCAAAGAAAATGGGCGGCGGCTCTGTTAACCCAATCACTGGCGAGTTCAATTTTGCTGTTACCGAAGGCTACATTATTAAAAACGGCAAAATCGACCATCCCGTTCGAGGCGCTAGCTTAATAGGCAGCGGACAAGAAGTATTGCTAAATATTGACATGGTTGGATCCAATATTAGCCATGCTCCAGGAATGTGCGGATCCAGCAGCGGTTCTGTTCCTACAAATGTTGGGCAACCGCTTATTAGAGTTCGAGAAATAACCGTGGGAGGTCGTTAA